The following are encoded in a window of Castanea sativa cultivar Marrone di Chiusa Pesio chromosome 5, ASM4071231v1 genomic DNA:
- the LOC142636780 gene encoding uncharacterized protein LOC142636780 isoform X2, whose protein sequence is MERDLEEGREKQLQTISSLRKPYLAALGRQWDVMKRFFKENENRTQLCSPMTAEEDTAFHIAAYSKEKELLQHLVELLRPSSSLFEALYTTNTHGNNTFHEVAATDRVETAKFLVENKLEEGKLEDLLTAANKLGETPIYRAVAHGQTKMAKYLADKVGDLSSHFRRGKDDMSILHIAVIGQHFDTAIWLLGKDKELAKVGKVNELAKKKEQNGLTCLQLLAKMPHVFSSYSKISHMGKMKKFLYCCLPSQFEDDDFSDDGNEAQIPSAILIKRYRAMWRAIAKGWPDIDKLWKMKRMHSSASKLTESLVEADDTWKEIPRELYNDDKTISLVKVDTSDKQGQTSGTKEVGGEGTSKGQPSERIDQKSYENPLLEAASNGILEIFDKMIESYPQVIEYISIDEENILHVAIGHRQWDIFHRVEKMEVIMKCRLASRIDKNGNTLLHHVANGKKYFGRESKEQAAGPAFQLQEELSWLEHVRDIIPTHYIMHRNFKGKTADELFQDTHADLLHQAQKWIKETSQSCSTVSVLVATVVFAAAYTVPGGNDASGRPNFIDSPFFVLFTVMDVVSLACSLTSVVMFLSILSSPFQYENFYISLPRKLLIGFTLLFFSVTTTMLSFAATIFLLLHFQKKAWTQTLIYTTAFFPVSMFALMQFPLYAAFNKLLHTITKKIEEVYPQKFLPPYLRTKKLNKLS, encoded by the exons ATGGAGAGAGATTTGGAGGAAGGAAGAGAGAAACAATTGCAAACCATTTCAAGTCTAAGGAAGCCTTATCTGGCAGCCTTGGGCAGACAGTGGGACGTCATGAAAAGATTCTTCAAGGAAAACGAAAATCGCACGCAACTCTGTTCTCCGATGACAGCAGAAGAGGACACTGCGTTTCATATTGCAGCATACAGTAAAGAAAAGGAACTGCTTCAACATTTGGTTGAGTTACTACGACCCTCCTCTAGTTTGTTCGAAGCCTTATACACGACGAACACACATGGTAATAATACTTTTCACGAGGTGGCCGCGACTGACAGAGTTGAAACAGCAAAATTCTTGGTTGAAAACAAACTAGAAGAAGGCAAACTAGAAGATCTTCTCACGGCTGCAAACAAACTGGGGGAAACCCCGATATATAGGGCCGTTGCCCACGGTCAGACAAAAATGGCCAAATATTTGGCGGATAAAGTTGGGGATTTAAGTTCTCACTTTCGAAGAGGAAAAGACGATATGTCGATTCTCCATATTGCTGTCATAGGCCAACACTTTG ACACCGCTATATGGCTACTGGGAAAGGACAAGGAACTTGCAAAAGTAGGGAAAGTAAATGAACTTGCAAAAAAGAAGGAACAAAATGGCCTGACATGTCTTCAACTGCTAGCGAAAATGCCACATGTTTTCAGTAGTTATTCCAAAATTTCCCACATGGGCAAAATGAAGAAATTTCTGTATTGTT GCCTTCCTAGTCAGTTCGAGGATGATGACTTTTCTGATGATGGTAATGAAGCTCAAATACCGTCAG caattttaattaaaagatacaGAGCTATGTGGAGGGCCATAGCTAAAG GATGGCCGGATATCGATAAACTctggaagatgaagagaatgCATTCATCAGCTTCAAAACTCACCGAGTCGCTAGTAGAGGCAGATGATACGTGGAAGGAAATTCCTCGTGAATTATATAATGATGACAAGACGATTTCCTTAGTGAAAGTAGACACCTCTGACAAACAAGGTCAAACATCTGGTACAAAGGAAGTGGGAGGAGAAGGCACATCCAAGGGACAACCCAGTGAAAGAATTGATCAGAAATCTTACGAAAACCCATTGCTTGAAGCAGCCAGCAATGGCATATTAGAAATATTTGACAAGATGATTGAATCGTATCCACAGGTAATTGAGTACATCAGTATCGATGAGGAAAACATATTGCATGTGGCCATTGGCCACCGTCAGTGGGATATATTTCATCGGGTAGAGAAGATGGAAGTGATAATGAAATGTAGATTGGCTTCACGGATTGATAAGAATGGCAACACCCTATTGCATCATGTTGCAAATGGGAAGAAATATTTTGGAAGAGAGTCAAAAGAACAAGCTGCAGGTCCTGCTTTCCAATTGCAAGAGGAATTGAGTTGGCTTGAG CATGTGCGGGATATCATTCCCACCCATTATATCATGCACCGTAACTTTAAGGGTAAGACTGCAGACGAGTTATTTCAAGATACACATGCTGACCTTCTCCACCAGGCGCAAAAGTGGATAAAGGAGACCTCTCAATCGTGCTCTACAGTTTCTGTCCTTGTTGCCACTGTAGTTTTCGCTGCTGCCTACACCGTCCCTGGAGGTAACGACGCTTCAGGCCGTCCTAATTTCATCGACTCTCCATTCTTCGTCCTCTTCACCGTCATGGATGTTGTTTCCCTTGCATGCTCCCTGACTTCTGTTGTCATGTTCCTCTCCATCCTCTCGTCTCCATTTCAGTATGAAAATTTCTACATATCTCTCCCTCGGAAGCTATTAATAGGCTTCACATTGCTCTTCTTCTCCGTGACAACGACCATGCTTTCTTTTGCTGCAACTATTTTTCTCCTACTCCATTTTCAAAAGAAAGCTTGGACTCAAACTCTGATTTATACTACTGCATTTTTTCCTGTCTCTATGTTTGCGCTTATGCAGTTCCCGTTGTATGCTGCATTCAACAAATTATTGCACACCATTACCAAGAAGATAGAGGAGGTATATCCCCAAAAATTCCTTCCTCCTTACTTGAGGACCAAGAAGCTCAATAAACTCTCATGA